The Triticum aestivum cultivar Chinese Spring chromosome 5A, IWGSC CS RefSeq v2.1, whole genome shotgun sequence genomic sequence tcaacctttcggtctccgtgttccgaggccatatctgttatatactaggctcgtcaagttaaacctgagtattccgtgtgtgcaactgttttgcacccgttgtatttgaaagtagagcctatcacatccgatcatcacgtggtgtctcggcacgaagaactttcgcaacggtgcatactcagggagaacacttatactttgataatttagtgagggatcatcttataatgctaccgtcaatcaaagcaagataatatgtataaaagataaacatcacatgcaatcaatataagtgatatgatatggccatcatcatcttgtgcttgtgatctccatcttcgaaacaccgtcatgatcaccatcatcaccggcgcgacaccttgatcaccatcgtagaatcgttgtcgtctcgccaatcttatgcttccacgactatcgctaccgcttagtgataaagtaaagcattacagcgcaattgcattgcatacaataaagcgacaaccatatggctcctgccagttgccgataactcggttacaaaacatgatcatctcatacaataaaatttagcatcatgtcttgaccatatcacatcacaacatgccctgcaaaaacaagttagacgtcctatactttgttgttgcaagttttacgtggctgctatgggcttagcaagaaccgttcttacctacgcatcaaaaccacaacgatagtttgtcaagttggtgctgttttaaccttcgcaaggaccgagcgtagccacacttggttcaactaaagttggagaaactgacacccgccaattacctgtgtgcaaagcacgtcggtagaaccagtctcgcgtaagcgtacgcgtaatgtcggtccgggccgcttcatgcaacaatacatccgaacgaaagtatgacatgctggtaagcagtatgacttatatcgcccacaactcacttgtgttctactcgtgcacaacatcaacgcataaaacctaggctcggatgccactgttgggaacgtagtaatttcaaaaacaaaatcctatgcacacgcaagatcatggtgatgcatagcaacgagagggaagagtgttgtctacataccctcgtagaccggaagcggaagtgttagcacaacgcagctgatgtagtcgtacgtcttcacggcccgaccgatcaagcaccgaaactacggcacctccgagttctagcacacgttcagctcgatgacgatccccggactccgatccagcaaagtatcggggaagagttccgtcagcacgacggcgtggtgacgatcttgatgttctaccgtcgcagggcttcgcctaagcaccgctacaatattattgaggattatggtggaggggggcaccgcacatggctaagagaacgatcacgaagatcaacttgtgtgtctagaggtgcccccctgcccctatatataaaggagcaaggggggaggccggctggcccttgaggcgcgccaaggaggggggagtcctcctcctagtaggagtaggactcccctttcctagtccaactagaaagagggaaggggaaggaaagagagggagagggagagggaaagaggggccgcgccccctcccctagtccaattcggactccccatgggagggggcgcgccacctcctggtctgctgctctctctctcccctcaggcccactaaggcccaatacttccccggggggttccggtaacccttccggcactccgcttttctccgaaatcacccgaaacactttcggtgtccgaatatagccgtccaatatatcgatctttatgtatcgaccatatcgagactcctcgtcatgtccgtgatcatatccgggactccgaacaaccttcggtacatcaaaatatataaactcataatgaaactgtcatcgtaacgttaagcgtgcggaccctacgggttcgagaacaatgtagacatgaccgagacacgtctccggtcaataaccaatagcggaacctggatgcttatattggctcccacatattctatgaagatcttttatcggtctgaccgcataacaacatacgttgttccctttgttatcggtatgttacttgcccgagatttgatcgtcggtatctcaatacctagttcaatcttgttacaggcaagtctctttactcgttccacaatacatcatcccacaactaacttattagttgcaatgcttgcaaggcttatgtgatgtgcattaccgagagggcccagagatacctctccgacaatcggagtgacaaatcctaatctcgaaatacgccaactcaacaagtaccttcagagacacctgtagagcacctttataatcacccagtttcattgtgacgtttggtagcacacaaagtgttcctccggtaaacgggagttgcataatctcatagtcataggaacatgtataagtcatgaagaaagcaatagcaacaaactaaacgatcaagtgctaagctaacgaaaagggtcaagtcaatcacatcattctcctaatgatgtgatcccgttaatcaaatgacaactcatgtctatggttaggaaacataaccatctttgatcaacgagctagtcaagtagaggcatactagtgacactatgtttgtctatgtattcacacatgtattatgtttttggttaatacaattttagcatgaataataaacatttatcatgatataaggaaataaataataactttattattgcctctagggcatacttccttcagatAAGGACCCTGGAACATAAAATTGTGATTAGATTTTACCTTATTATCTCCCATCTAAGTTGGGTATGCTATTCTGGAGGTATAATCGTAGAGATAAATATAATTGTAGACATGTGTTTCGTGGTATGATAAGCTTTGCCTCCACCCACGCAAAAGCAAACGAATCATGTATGGAAATCAAACAAGTATGAAATCCATTAATTAGACATGTATTCCTACACCCTCGAGaacacttgtactccctctgttaaagaaatataagagtgtttagttcactcactaaagtagtgatctaaacactcatatatttctttacggagggagtatttggtaaGTGCACTTTCTAGCTTGTTATTGAGTTGAACTTGAGTGCTAGCATATCTTTGATCGTTATTTATTTATTTGCAACTCTGCCTGAAGCAAAATAGTACTCATAGGGTCTGAGCAATTGCAGTTCATTCCAAGCTATTTCTACACACCAATCCCCCCCCCCTTCCTCAATGTGTTCAACGCTCATTGAAAAGACAAATGTacctcctatacttgtgggtatcaCTCATCTTCACGGAGACGACACCTCCATGTCGTCATCGCATTAATTTGTTGAGTAGTCCTATGCTATCCAATCTGACTCTCGAGTTAAGCTCTTCCTATGCTCACCAATGTGGGGGCGTCCGTTGATTCTGGATGAGGATAGGAGGTCCCCCTTGGCCATAGAGTTCGGCGACACAATACGACAATTGCACTAACATTGTCGTAGGCGACGAAGGCTTGTTCCCGTCTCCATGAACCAACCACTTTATCTTAAAACGACATTGTTTCTCCTCCTTTGTACCAGCGAGGTCATCAGCGAAGCTGCGCCTTTCTTCTTTTTGCTCGTTCATGTTAATGGATTGTAAGTTATATCTTTCACTGATTGAGGTTTAACGAATTTACAGTTCCTGCTAGCAGTAATGCTCTATGTCCAAAGAGAGGTATATTGCGCTCGAGTAATGCTAGACACACGGGCTGATGAATACGGATTCAACTGTCTTTGATTAGCTGGCATAGTTTGATTGGAGGTTAAGGAGGAAGCAGGGCCCACCCCCGTGAatatttttttggggggggggggggggttaattagTGTAAAGATCCCCGTAATCCACCCATGATTTTCCGTTTGTCACCGAACTTGAAAATCATGATTCACAAAAAAAAACTTGAAAACCGTGCAGCTTGGTCACTGAACTTGGTAAATAAAACAACAAATATGCCAAGTGGTATGATGCTACTGCGTTTCGTCCATTATTTTTTGTGACCTTCTCATCGCCGGCCGTCTTCTTTCTGGGCCGCCGTTCCGTTGACCTCGGGACCAAGTGGATCTGAGCGACGACTCACCCCGCCGGTAGGTGCTTGCCACTGGCTACCTAGTAGTATATGCCTATATCTACTTCCGTACCACGACCATGCACAGGCAGAGCCGCGAATGCAATACAACTCAACACGGCCGATCTTGAGCGCCGGCGAGCGAGCCCTGCCCGTCGATGTCGATCGCCGGTCGTAGCCTGGCCGCCGTCTTCAAGCGCCTCCTCCAGTTCACTGTCATCTCTGTTGCCATAGCTGTTGCCGTGCAGCCTCTGACGTCCTCGCTGCCGCCTCCTGTCGACCCTCACGCTAAGCTCGCCCGTGGCGGCGGGTGGGATGCGGCGCTCCTCGACCCGCTCGACGCCGGCCTCCGCTCGGAGATACTCAGGTATGGCGACCTCGCGCAGGCCACCTACGACGCCTTCGACGGCCGCCACTGGTCCAAGAACTGCGGCACCTGCCTCCACGGCCTCCGTCGCATGCTCCCGGCCCTCGGGCTCGCCGGCCACGGGTACGTCGCCACCGCGTTCATCTACACAACCTGCGACGTCGATATCCCCCGGTGGCTCATGGCGCGGCTCCACGCCGACGCCTGGGACGACCACGCCAACTGGGCCGGGTACGTCGCGGTCGGCGGCGCGGAGGAGGCCAGCCGGGTCGGGCACCGGGACGTCGTCGTCGTGTGGCGCGGCACGATGGCGGCAGAGGAGTGGTTCATGGACCTGAGGACGGGCCTCGTGCCGTTCGACGCCGCCGACGGCGACGGCGCCATGGTGGCCGAGGGGTTCCACACCTTGTACACGTCCAGCAACGCCGGGACCAAGTACGGCGCGCGCAGCGCCCGTGACCAGGTCGCCGACGAGCTCAATCGGCTTGTGGACTACTTCGGGAAGCGCGGCGAGAAGGTCCACGTCACCTTCACGGGGCACAGCCTCGGCGGCGCGCTGGCCCTGCTCTCCGCCAGGGACGCCGCGGCGGCGCACCCGGGCGTCCCCGTCCGCGCCGTCACCTTCTCCGCGCCGCGCGTCGGCAACAGGGCCTTCTGCGACGGGCTCTCGTCGCGCAACGTCAGCGTCCTGCGCGTCGTCGTCAACACCGACCTCGTGCCGACCGTCCCCCGGACAGCTCTCGAGGCCTCCGTCTCCGGAGTGCTGGGCGGCCTGTGGGCGCTGGTTGGACTCCGGCAGGCGTTCGAGTACGTGCACGTCGGCCACGAGCTCGCGTTGAACGTCTCCAAGTCGCCGCACCTCAAGGACTCTCACGACCCGGTGGGGTCTCACAACCTGGAGCTGTGCTTGCACCTGCTGGACGGCCACGAGAGCGCCGCCGGCGAGTTCCGGCGGGAGGACGGTGCGCCGCGGCGTGACGTGGCGCTGGTGAACAAGCGTTCGGCGATGCTGAGCGACACGGAGGGCATTCCGGAGAAGTGGAGCCAGATGGCGAACAAGGGGCTCGAGCGCGACGGCTCCGGCCGGTGGGTGCTGCCGGCGCGGGAGCGCGACGACATGCCGGCGAACGACGTGCTGCCGCTGTCGGAGCTGGACTAACGCGTCCGATGATCTACCTGTGTGTGCTACTGCTCTTAAGTGTCAATTTGCTTAGTGTGATGATGTATTGATGTGTTAGTAATTACTAGTTTGTTCGTAAACTGTACATTTGCAAGCTTCTTAATTAGGGTAAAACAATTATTTTACTCTGAAAAAACTAAAATTGCAACCGTGAATCCAGTGTTTTGATCATAATCAGAAAAACTGCAATTTAACTCCCAACACCAATTTGTTCACCATGTCATATTGGCCCAGTTTTTTTGGTTGATTCTCCTATAATCTTGAGAACCCAGTTCTTTTGGTCGATTctcaagattctgggagaatcgtCCAAAAAAATTGGGTCATTATCTTTTATGGAGAGATGCCACTAGCAAAACATCCTGGCCCATTATTACTTTCAAtcttgatttttcaaaaaaaaaaaactttcaATCTTGATCAACTTTCTTTTAATTTCAGTTACAATCTGAATTTTAGTTTCTTTTGTTGCAATCACTAAAACATCATATCATCCTAGTGCAAAGTAGGGAGATAATATGGGTAAGACCTGTTCAAGGGGTTGTAAGTCCTGCCTTTCTCAACAACTTGGCAATGAACAAGATCCTTGAGGATGTTGTCCTAAGCAACCTCTTAAACAGTGTCTGTATCAGGctctatcatgaacaaggaaaagtACCAGCAAGTAAAGACAAAGGCATACGATAAACAACAAGCATTGCAACTCAAGCATGGATGATGCATTGCATTTTAAAAGGTTTGAGGTGATCCAAAACTAAGCTAGACATTTTTAAATGGAGGTAGAAATCCAAAGTACGGAGGGATCCAAAGTGAAACTCCATGTGCATGTTAAGATTATAGTTGACTTACTCCTGGTCAGTGGGTtaaagttgtttaaacatgcatgcgAATGTCATATTCAGATTCTTCACATTTTTCTGATGAAAATGCATATATTATTTACATGAATTGGAGTTAGGATGAAAATGTTATGCTTTATGCAAATTTAAAGGGTTTTTATGCAAAATAGTTAGTGCACAAAATGTAAAGTGCTCAAATAAGGGAGGTTGTTATGACGACAATTGGCATATTTTCACTTAGAATTAGGTGTCTTCCAATCAATTTTCAAAATATCCTTCTTTTTGAGAAACTGGGTGAAACAATAATCCTAGAACTACAGACCCTAATGGACATTTTACGAATCCTCTACACTAGTTATCCCACACGTAGAATCCGTAAAAACTTTTCATGGCTCTAGCATAACTCCTGGTGAAATCAAGCAAAAGGGGCGCGCACGGGGTAAAATTCAGAAAATCTCACATCTATTATTTAGAAATAAGGAATAAAAGTGATGAAAAATCTACTCATCATCTGACCCAAAAGTTTCGGGCTATCTATATAACAGTGAGACATCAGTGAATTTGAGgaccctctctcatatattttggtTATGTTTGTGGGAGCACTTTTGTGTGTGTATGTGCAGTTAATTCCCACAGTACGTTAAAGGTGCACCCCCTCTTAGTAGTGTAGTTGGTTAAGGGCATATATGCTCTTTCACAGTCTTTGCACGTTGCGACTTTACCTCGTGCCTCGTGACAGACGGCGAATGCCTTCTCCTCCTTTGCATATGCGGCGTGATGATTGGCACACGACTCTGAGTGGGTCTGTGAGGATTGAAGAGCAGAGAGCACCCCTCCCACTTCTTTGCTTTGGCAGCCACACATGCGACACACGCCTCCTTTCCCTTGGTGGCAGCGACCTCCTCTGCATGGTAGCAACATGGACGCCATCTAATGGGGAGGGCAGGATGTTGTGTCGGTTGTTGTGGGAGATGCCGGTGGAGGTACGGCCAGTTGAGCTTGCATGACGGAGATGAGGAGGATATGATGATGGGATGAGTGTGACGGCGACGCAGATATGTGTTTTTGTTGGGAGAAATGAGTGGTTTAGGGTTTTGGAGGGAGGGGGCGTGGACAGGCTTTAATAGCCGGGTTAGGCTCCTTGGACAACGTGCTGGGTGGACGGGCATCAATGCGGGTAGCCGGAGGAGTGAGTCAGGTAGGGTTCTTGGTGGGACTAGTATGTTGGCGTTTGATGTGAAGTATGCCTAAACTCCCCTAGAGCTCCCCATTTGAGATTGGATTTCAGACGTTTAGACCAGTCCAACCACCGCGTTGGAGGCCTAAA encodes the following:
- the LOC123106458 gene encoding phospholipase A1-Igamma1, chloroplastic-like, which translates into the protein MSIAGRSLAAVFKRLLQFTVISVAIAVAVQPLTSSLPPPVDPHAKLARGGGWDAALLDPLDAGLRSEILRYGDLAQATYDAFDGRHWSKNCGTCLHGLRRMLPALGLAGHGYVATAFIYTTCDVDIPRWLMARLHADAWDDHANWAGYVAVGGAEEASRVGHRDVVVVWRGTMAAEEWFMDLRTGLVPFDAADGDGAMVAEGFHTLYTSSNAGTKYGARSARDQVADELNRLVDYFGKRGEKVHVTFTGHSLGGALALLSARDAAAAHPGVPVRAVTFSAPRVGNRAFCDGLSSRNVSVLRVVVNTDLVPTVPRTALEASVSGVLGGLWALVGLRQAFEYVHVGHELALNVSKSPHLKDSHDPVGSHNLELCLHLLDGHESAAGEFRREDGAPRRDVALVNKRSAMLSDTEGIPEKWSQMANKGLERDGSGRWVLPARERDDMPANDVLPLSELD